Part of the bacterium genome is shown below.
TCCTAATCCCCAGGTTGCTTTGAAAATCGATGCCAGCAGCCACCAGTATAAGTGGACTGATCCCGCGAATAGCTCTGCCGGCAGTAAGAATGTCCACTACGAAGAAGTGCGGATCGATTTGTCGTTTTTCTTTGAATAACCAAGCGTGAGGACCCCGATGAAAAAATATTCTCTTATCGTTGCGGTGTTACTAAGTACCGCCTTAACTGTTGTTGCTTTCGGGCAGACGGTTCTCATTGTAAATACTGCAAACAACGTTACTTCGATGTCCCGCACCGAAGTCTCAAATTTTTACTTGGGTAAAACCACCAAATGGTCGAACGGGGAAAAAGCAATACCGGTCGACCAAAAAAAGGTTAATTCCGCCGGCAAAGCATTTCTCGCGAATATCGTGAAGATGTCGGAATCCGAGTTTAAGAAGGAATGGATGAGTAAAATGCTGTCTGGGGAAGCGGAGCCGTTACTCTTGAAAGCAAATGATGAGGAAGTAATCGAGTTCGTAAAAGCGAACAAGGGCGGCATCGGATATGTCAGTGCGAGCAGTGTCGAAGCAGGTGTAAAATTTGTCGCTATCGATGGAAAGAAAGAGTGGTAACGTGAGTTATCCTCAAAATTCGGAATAGGTTTCGGGCGGGCTATCGGATTGCCCGCCCCAATCTGTTTGAAACTTGTTTAGGAGATTGCCATGAACGGAAACA
Proteins encoded:
- a CDS encoding substrate-binding domain-containing protein, with protein sequence MKKYSLIVAVLLSTALTVVAFGQTVLIVNTANNVTSMSRTEVSNFYLGKTTKWSNGEKAIPVDQKKVNSAGKAFLANIVKMSESEFKKEWMSKMLSGEAEPLLLKANDEEVIEFVKANKGGIGYVSASSVEAGVKFVAIDGKKEW